In Candidatus Cohnella colombiensis, one DNA window encodes the following:
- a CDS encoding histidinol-phosphatase: MKFDLHTHHDRCGHATGKIEDYIQAAIRAGITTIGISDHSPYFAHELDQPQPTIAMAKSQFPQYIAEVLSLKEQYRDRIEVLLGVESDYYSEHADLYSSSYEPYPFDYIIGSIHQTRGVSIFNRNRWKGLDNEKQTEEKKYYYELIRQSAESGMFQVLGHIDAMKGYYPQFADIPGADAEIDEALKAIAKQDIAIEINTSGKTKDCGGWYPSDAILKRALHFGVDVTFGSDAHVPERVGDEWELVQQRLREIGFTRWVFYRQKQKIIVPL, translated from the coding sequence ATGAAATTTGATTTACATACTCACCATGATCGTTGTGGACATGCTACAGGGAAAATCGAAGATTATATTCAAGCTGCAATTCGCGCAGGTATTACCACTATCGGCATCTCAGATCACTCTCCCTACTTCGCTCATGAACTTGACCAGCCACAGCCTACGATTGCGATGGCAAAGAGTCAGTTCCCGCAATATATTGCCGAGGTATTAAGTCTGAAGGAGCAATATCGTGATCGGATCGAAGTGTTGCTTGGGGTGGAATCAGACTACTATTCTGAGCACGCAGATTTGTACAGCAGCTCTTATGAACCTTATCCGTTCGACTATATAATAGGGTCAATACACCAGACTCGTGGCGTTAGCATCTTTAATCGTAATCGATGGAAAGGTCTAGATAACGAGAAGCAAACGGAAGAAAAAAAATATTATTATGAGCTCATCCGTCAGTCCGCAGAAAGCGGGATGTTCCAGGTGCTTGGCCATATTGATGCAATGAAAGGCTATTATCCTCAGTTCGCGGATATTCCGGGTGCGGATGCGGAAATTGATGAAGCGTTGAAAGCGATCGCGAAGCAAGATATTGCGATCGAAATTAATACGAGCGGGAAGACGAAAGATTGTGGGGGTTGGTACCCTTCAGATGCGATTCTTAAGCGAGCACTCCATTTTGGTGTGGACGTCACCTTCGGATCGGATGCACATGTGCCTGAACGTGTGGGTGATGAGTGGGAGCTTGTACAGCAACGATTACGTGAGATTGGCTTTACTCGGTGGGTTTTTTATCGACAGAAGCAAAAAATAATCGTTCCATTGTGA
- a CDS encoding LysR family transcriptional regulator, translating into MNISQLETLLMISKTLSFRKAGEMLNLTQPAVSAQIKSMEDEFKTVLVDRNHPVTLTDRGQVFLEHAEQILAIVEQLKQKLSDLNNIPQGHIVLGTTTSIAIQILPRVLSYFQNQYPLIKTSILSMSSAQVLSYVENGTVDVGIGYLSDRSTSVETSVLYYDSFSLVVSPRHPLAKLPRATIKQLKDIPLILLSPDTLGRRFADRVFHEAGIQPNIVMELGSSEEVKRMVELNLGAAIVSRLSMSEEIRRSTLKMVPVDELEVSHPVGVMTKSGRYVSSAMRQFLNDLKGMPENQFFGSE; encoded by the coding sequence TTGAACATTAGCCAGCTCGAAACGTTGTTGATGATCTCTAAGACGCTCAGCTTTCGCAAGGCAGGTGAGATGCTCAATTTGACCCAGCCCGCCGTATCTGCACAGATCAAAAGTATGGAGGATGAATTCAAGACTGTATTAGTCGATCGAAATCATCCAGTTACATTAACTGATCGCGGACAAGTATTTTTAGAGCATGCGGAGCAAATATTAGCCATCGTAGAGCAATTGAAGCAGAAGCTATCTGATCTCAACAATATTCCGCAAGGTCACATCGTACTTGGAACGACGACTTCGATCGCAATACAAATTTTGCCTCGGGTGTTGTCTTATTTTCAAAATCAGTATCCTTTAATTAAAACATCGATTCTGTCGATGTCTTCAGCTCAAGTATTAAGCTATGTGGAAAACGGCACTGTTGATGTCGGCATTGGCTACTTGTCTGATCGAAGCACGAGTGTAGAGACGTCAGTGTTGTATTATGATTCGTTCTCCTTAGTCGTTTCGCCGCGGCACCCGCTAGCTAAGCTGCCACGAGCTACTATCAAGCAACTCAAAGATATACCGCTTATCCTTTTATCACCAGACACGCTTGGCCGTAGGTTCGCTGATCGCGTTTTCCATGAAGCCGGAATCCAACCTAATATTGTCATGGAGCTTGGTAGCAGTGAAGAAGTCAAACGGATGGTGGAGCTTAATTTGGGTGCGGCGATCGTATCGCGGTTGTCGATGTCAGAGGAAATTAGGCGCAGTACGTTAAAGATGGTTCCTGTAGATGAACTTGAGGTTAGCCATCCAGTTGGCGTAATGACAAAGTCAGGTCGTTATGTGAGTAGTGCCATGAGACAGTTTCTAAACGATCTGAAGGGTATGCCGGAAAATCAATTTTTTGGCAGTGAGTAG
- a CDS encoding SLC13 family permease, giving the protein MDFSMTVTLAVLVLASVLFISGKIRSDLVAICALIIMMLFQILTPMEALSGFSNSVVIMMVGLFVVGGGIFQTGLAKMASSKLLQLAGPNETRLLIMIMIVTAGIGAFVSNTGTVAVMLPIVVSLAMSAKTSPGRLLMPLAFASSLGGMLTLIGTPPNLVIHETLLAAGYAGVSFFTFTPIGIVCVIVGVILMLFLRRFLPQKDKEADNPNRGRSLEQLAREYQFTQNLYRVQVKAASSLVDRTMLELGISAKFGINVIEIRRKSSARNQIMKTINQEIAGPETVIQADDVMYIHGPFECVDAFVQQYNLMLLNEQADEREHLTHEEQYATDAVGLAELLLAPNSRHINVMVKDSGFREKYHVNVLGIHRKDQYLIHNLKEEKIRFGDALLIQGTWKEIALLATEPDVVVVGQPIEESRKVTMDNKAPIAAGIMLLMVVLLISELIPAVASVMIAAVLMVVFGCVRNMEEAYKTINWESIVLIGGMIPMSIAIEKTGAAQLLSDGLVNSLGSYGPLVLLAGIYFTTSLLTLFISNTACAVLLAPIALAAALQIGVNPYPFLFAVSVGASMCFASPFSTPPNALVMSAGRYKFSHYLKVGLPLQVIMGIVMIAVLPLFFPF; this is encoded by the coding sequence TTGGATTTCTCAATGACTGTTACTTTAGCTGTATTGGTATTAGCATCCGTACTGTTTATATCCGGTAAGATACGCTCTGATCTCGTAGCGATTTGCGCTTTGATTATAATGATGCTGTTTCAGATTTTGACACCGATGGAGGCACTCTCGGGCTTCTCAAATTCGGTTGTCATTATGATGGTCGGCTTATTCGTTGTAGGAGGTGGGATATTTCAAACGGGTCTAGCTAAGATGGCGAGCAGTAAGTTGCTGCAATTGGCTGGACCTAATGAGACTAGGTTGCTCATAATGATCATGATCGTAACTGCGGGGATTGGAGCATTCGTTAGCAACACAGGAACGGTTGCGGTTATGCTGCCGATTGTCGTAAGTCTTGCGATGAGTGCAAAGACGAGCCCTGGGCGACTGTTAATGCCGCTTGCATTTGCCAGTAGCTTAGGGGGGATGCTCACCTTAATTGGGACACCACCTAACTTGGTCATTCATGAGACATTACTCGCTGCTGGATATGCGGGGGTATCGTTTTTTACATTTACACCTATTGGAATCGTCTGTGTCATTGTCGGTGTGATTTTGATGCTATTTTTGCGCAGATTTCTACCACAGAAGGATAAGGAAGCGGACAATCCCAATCGCGGACGTTCGTTAGAGCAGCTAGCGCGAGAGTATCAATTCACGCAAAATCTGTACCGTGTTCAAGTGAAGGCTGCTTCTTCGTTGGTAGATAGAACAATGCTAGAGCTCGGAATTTCTGCTAAATTTGGGATCAATGTCATCGAGATTCGACGTAAAAGTTCAGCTAGAAATCAAATCATGAAGACGATTAATCAAGAGATCGCTGGACCGGAAACAGTCATTCAAGCAGATGATGTGATGTATATCCACGGTCCCTTCGAATGCGTAGATGCTTTCGTACAGCAATACAATTTAATGCTGCTTAATGAACAAGCTGACGAGCGAGAGCACCTGACTCATGAAGAGCAATATGCGACAGATGCTGTGGGGCTAGCTGAATTGTTGTTGGCACCCAATTCAAGACATATCAATGTTATGGTGAAGGATTCGGGATTTCGGGAAAAGTATCATGTCAATGTGCTCGGCATTCATAGAAAAGATCAATATTTAATACATAACCTGAAAGAAGAGAAGATCAGGTTCGGCGATGCGCTGCTCATACAGGGTACGTGGAAAGAGATCGCTTTGCTTGCAACTGAACCTGACGTGGTCGTTGTCGGTCAACCGATTGAAGAATCGCGCAAAGTGACGATGGACAATAAAGCGCCAATCGCTGCTGGAATTATGCTGCTGATGGTGGTGCTCCTCATTTCTGAACTCATTCCAGCAGTAGCATCTGTTATGATTGCAGCGGTACTTATGGTTGTGTTCGGTTGTGTTCGTAACATGGAAGAAGCGTATAAGACGATTAACTGGGAGAGCATTGTACTCATCGGAGGAATGATTCCGATGTCGATTGCGATAGAGAAGACAGGAGCTGCGCAGCTATTGTCTGACGGATTGGTCAATTCTCTCGGAAGCTATGGACCTTTAGTATTGCTGGCAGGCATATATTTCACAACATCATTACTTACGTTGTTTATTAGTAATACCGCTTGTGCAGTATTATTAGCTCCGATTGCGCTTGCAGCCGCACTGCAGATAGGTGTAAATCCATACCCGTTCTTATTCGCTGTTTCCGTTGGGGCAAGCATGTGCTTCGCATCACCATTTTCAACACCACCGAACGCACTTGTCATGTCCGCAGGTCGCTATAAATTCAGTCATTACTTGAAAGTTGGTTTACCCCTTCAAGTAATTATGGGCATTGTAATGATCGCTGTGTTGCCATTATTTTTCCCATTTTAA
- a CDS encoding S-layer homology domain-containing protein: MNLSFSKKSLLKMTFSLLLVFSLLIGSIANAASFNDVSNTHWANQQIQEWSAKGLIKGYEDGSFKPNGTITRAEFMTLVNGGFGFETEQAISFSEVKSGAWYESAVKKAIAAGYVSGYSDGTIRPTNQISRQEVAVILSKLLKLSGNADAAAVFSDDIPEWSKGAIGAVVARGLMKGYKDGSFGASKPITRAEAVVVLDRAVKSLADAEATASGWTIDKAGTYGPAEGNQAVEGNVSITVTGVTLQNITISGDLYIAKSVGEGDAFLKGVTVKGDTYINGGGENSIHIDNSIFVKVTVNKETGKVRIVINGASQIQTITIDSNTLLVLDNKVALEQAILNAIAEVIGEGNVKNAVINVSGVKFDKAPLNYSLGNGATAPILKQQPTPIYYSGPSDTTAPILKSEIPSVFLGGLVWGTSNEAGSLYLVPKGTSASKAALEAALTNFEGTTATSVANVAAKINTVELTPGTYIVYAVDASGNVSAPSEDFEIIEVTDGYESIETANQLAAIGTDATTLGKNYFLTADIDLSANSNWNPIGNDSSAFTGMFIGNGYQISGLTIDREDEDYQGLFGFTESSALLYNVRLNDVSVIGDDYVGGLVGKHAGSIEYSYVTGDIRGDYAIGGLVGYNNGWISSSNSSAKVFGEESAGGLVGANYEEIINSYASGVITGVDYIGGLAGDNYGLIDNSYATGAVTGSYDVGGLVGYGSEAEILNSYALGNVTSDDDYVGGLVGYMSDTLISNSYAEGNVIGIDNVGGLVGQSDGGVITYSHAKGNVVGYNSVGGLVGSNYGAISNSSSSGTVEGHADIGGLVGYHSGVIEDSTASGNVTGYHNVGELVGYNDGTIENSSGSGTATLIDDPDHVDLT; encoded by the coding sequence ATGAATTTGAGCTTCAGTAAGAAATCGCTTCTAAAAATGACTTTCAGCTTGCTTTTGGTGTTCTCTTTGTTAATCGGGTCCATTGCAAATGCTGCGAGCTTCAATGATGTAAGCAACACCCATTGGGCGAATCAACAAATTCAAGAGTGGTCGGCTAAAGGGTTAATTAAAGGATATGAAGATGGTTCATTTAAACCGAATGGAACGATTACCCGAGCTGAATTTATGACTCTTGTGAATGGTGGGTTTGGTTTCGAGACGGAGCAAGCAATCAGCTTCTCAGAAGTGAAGTCTGGTGCTTGGTATGAAAGTGCGGTTAAGAAAGCGATTGCAGCTGGTTATGTTAGTGGTTATTCTGATGGTACGATTAGACCAACCAATCAAATTAGCAGACAAGAGGTAGCGGTTATACTGTCTAAGCTGTTGAAGCTAAGCGGCAATGCTGATGCTGCAGCTGTATTCTCTGATGACATTCCGGAATGGAGCAAGGGTGCGATAGGCGCTGTTGTTGCACGCGGGCTTATGAAAGGCTATAAAGATGGAAGCTTTGGCGCATCCAAGCCAATTACACGTGCAGAAGCTGTTGTCGTATTGGACAGAGCTGTAAAATCGTTGGCTGATGCGGAGGCTACAGCAAGCGGATGGACGATCGACAAGGCAGGTACTTATGGTCCGGCTGAAGGGAATCAAGCAGTTGAAGGCAATGTGTCTATTACAGTAACGGGTGTTACGTTGCAAAATATTACGATCTCTGGTGACCTTTATATTGCGAAATCCGTAGGTGAAGGCGATGCATTCCTTAAAGGAGTAACGGTAAAAGGTGATACCTATATTAATGGTGGCGGCGAGAACAGTATTCATATCGACAATTCCATATTTGTTAAAGTAACGGTAAATAAAGAAACAGGTAAAGTTCGAATCGTTATTAACGGTGCATCACAGATTCAAACCATAACGATTGATTCTAACACGCTTTTGGTATTGGATAATAAAGTTGCGCTTGAGCAAGCGATCCTGAATGCAATTGCTGAAGTGATTGGTGAAGGGAACGTAAAAAATGCAGTTATTAATGTTTCAGGTGTGAAATTTGATAAAGCACCTTTAAATTATTCGCTAGGTAATGGTGCTACAGCCCCAATATTAAAGCAGCAACCAACACCTATATATTACAGCGGACCTTCTGATACAACAGCTCCAATTCTAAAGAGTGAAATTCCAAGTGTGTTTTTGGGTGGTCTTGTGTGGGGAACGAGCAATGAAGCAGGCAGTCTATATTTGGTACCTAAAGGAACGAGTGCATCAAAAGCTGCTTTGGAAGCAGCATTGACGAATTTTGAAGGTACTACTGCTACCTCAGTTGCCAATGTAGCTGCAAAAATCAACACAGTTGAACTTACTCCAGGAACATATATCGTATATGCAGTAGATGCTTCGGGCAATGTATCGGCTCCTTCTGAAGATTTCGAGATCATCGAGGTAACGGATGGTTATGAGAGTATTGAAACAGCGAATCAACTGGCTGCAATAGGTACAGACGCAACAACATTAGGTAAAAATTATTTTCTAACAGCTGATATTGATTTGTCCGCAAATAGCAATTGGAATCCAATCGGTAATGATTCGAGTGCATTCACAGGTATGTTCATCGGGAATGGATATCAAATCTCTGGATTAACCATTGATCGCGAAGATGAAGATTATCAGGGATTGTTTGGTTTTACGGAATCTAGTGCACTGCTATATAATGTTAGGTTAAATGATGTATCTGTTATTGGTGATGATTATGTCGGTGGACTAGTGGGTAAACATGCAGGTTCAATTGAATACAGCTATGTAACAGGCGACATTAGAGGCGATTATGCAATTGGTGGATTAGTCGGTTACAATAATGGATGGATCTCTAGCAGCAACTCTTCAGCAAAGGTGTTTGGGGAGGAGTCAGCTGGTGGACTCGTAGGTGCTAATTACGAAGAAATAATTAACAGTTATGCATCCGGGGTCATTACTGGCGTTGATTATATTGGCGGATTAGCTGGAGATAATTACGGATTGATAGATAATAGCTACGCAACGGGCGCAGTTACAGGTTCATACGACGTTGGGGGTCTTGTAGGATACGGCTCAGAAGCAGAGATTCTTAACAGCTATGCCCTAGGCAATGTAACGAGTGATGATGACTATGTTGGCGGGTTGGTTGGCTATATGTCGGATACGCTTATTTCGAACAGTTATGCTGAAGGCAATGTGATTGGGATTGACAACGTAGGCGGTCTCGTTGGACAAAGTGATGGGGGCGTAATCACTTATAGTCATGCAAAAGGTAATGTGGTAGGCTACAATTCTGTTGGTGGTCTAGTTGGATCTAATTACGGTGCGATCTCAAACAGTTCATCTTCAGGTACGGTTGAAGGACACGCAGATATAGGTGGTTTAGTCGGTTATCATTCGGGTGTAATTGAAGATAGTACTGCAAGCGGCAATGTAACGGGCTATCATAATGTAGGTGAACTAGTTGGTTATAATGACGGTACGATTGAAAACAGCAGCGGTTCAGGAACTGCTACTTTGATCGATGATCCTGATCACGTAGATCTAACGTAA
- a CDS encoding cation diffusion facilitator family transporter produces MSQFENSAEYDFHHLPHVKEQSRSKKTLWITLILTLFFTIVEVVGGILSNSLALLSDSAHMISDVIALGLSMTAIYLSTRKPNAKYTFGFLRFEIIASFLNGLALCVIAVGIFIEGIRRFIKPEEMDFALMLMIASIGFVVNLVLTIVLSRSMKDENNLNVQSALWHFIGDLLSSVGVIIAAIVIYFTGWLFFDPLISMVIGGIIFIGGAKILRESTLILMESVPEQFNLDEIREDLAKVEGVEDVHEMHLWSISTDHYSLTAHMFVRADIQQFCIILAVNEVLKEKYGITHSTIQMEHANIHPHGEYGKQFLQHQEEMLQTHE; encoded by the coding sequence ATGAGTCAGTTCGAGAACAGTGCAGAGTATGATTTTCACCATCTGCCACACGTAAAAGAACAATCACGTTCAAAGAAGACACTGTGGATTACTTTAATATTGACGCTATTTTTCACGATTGTTGAAGTTGTTGGGGGAATTCTGTCGAATTCACTAGCTTTGCTCTCTGATTCAGCACATATGATTTCCGACGTGATCGCATTAGGGTTGAGCATGACTGCAATCTACCTATCGACGAGAAAACCGAATGCGAAGTATACGTTTGGATTTTTACGTTTTGAGATCATCGCCTCATTTTTGAACGGTTTGGCGTTATGCGTCATCGCTGTGGGGATCTTCATTGAAGGGATTCGTAGGTTCATCAAACCCGAAGAGATGGATTTCGCTCTGATGCTAATGATTGCTTCGATTGGCTTTGTAGTCAATCTCGTTCTGACGATTGTCCTCAGTCGCAGTATGAAAGATGAGAACAACTTGAACGTACAAAGCGCGCTGTGGCATTTTATCGGTGACTTGCTCAGCTCCGTTGGTGTTATTATCGCTGCGATTGTTATTTATTTTACAGGCTGGTTGTTCTTCGATCCGCTCATAAGTATGGTTATCGGTGGAATCATATTCATTGGTGGCGCAAAGATTTTGCGTGAGTCGACGTTAATATTGATGGAGTCTGTACCTGAACAATTTAATTTGGATGAAATCCGTGAAGACTTGGCAAAGGTAGAAGGCGTTGAGGACGTTCATGAGATGCATCTATGGTCGATTTCGACCGATCATTATTCACTGACTGCGCACATGTTCGTACGGGCAGATATTCAACAGTTCTGCATCATTTTAGCGGTTAATGAGGTGCTGAAAGAGAAGTATGGGATTACACACTCGACGATACAGATGGAGCATGCAAATATTCACCCGCACGGGGAATACGGCAAACAGTTCCTCCAACACCAAGAGGAAATGCTACAGACGCATGAGTGA
- a CDS encoding MDR family MFS transporter translates to MDSKQSNVKFVVAGLLLGLFMSALDQTIVSTAMTTIIKKLGGFESFVWVYSAYMIAMVVSTPVFGKLSDIYGRKRFFLFGLVIFLVGSVLCGTATTMNELIIYRALQGIGGGIIMPIVFTMIFDLFPMEKRGKMMGLFGAVFGISSVFGPIMGGAITDYMSWNWIFYINVPIGLLSIFFIARGYHETRVKRKQNIDWGGVVFLMVFILCLMFGLELGGREGWAWGSLQTNMLFIVSGIFFVLFILMESKAKDPIVKLDLFRNRVFTSSMMISMFYGAVMIGCATYIPIFVQGVFLKTATQTSTVLTPMMLAVVVSSQIGGRVVTKFKYRDTMIVSALTLIVGTLLLGYAMGTGTSEWLVTLYMIIIGLGIGVSFSLLNISTLNAVPPQYKGSASSLITFFRTIGSALGVTVLGTLQKYDFQEGIRAIPDLSPQLADKIKGGQALLDPEMQEKMGLPASLVTELLNNLANSILFIFQWSVILPIAALIFAILMGRSRMQIAGKQGQGKPEPDQMKSEEVPLGKPEPSYHGG, encoded by the coding sequence GTGGATTCGAAACAAAGCAATGTGAAGTTTGTTGTAGCGGGGTTACTTTTAGGATTATTTATGTCTGCATTAGATCAGACAATTGTTTCGACAGCTATGACTACAATTATTAAAAAGCTAGGCGGGTTTGAAAGCTTCGTATGGGTTTACTCTGCTTATATGATCGCGATGGTCGTATCGACGCCTGTGTTTGGTAAGTTGTCGGATATTTATGGCCGAAAGCGATTTTTCCTTTTTGGATTAGTGATTTTCCTAGTCGGTTCAGTTCTATGTGGAACTGCGACGACGATGAATGAATTGATCATTTATCGGGCGTTACAAGGAATCGGCGGCGGGATCATTATGCCGATTGTTTTCACGATGATCTTTGATTTATTCCCAATGGAAAAGCGCGGGAAGATGATGGGATTGTTCGGCGCGGTGTTTGGCATATCGAGTGTATTTGGCCCAATTATGGGAGGAGCAATTACAGATTATATGTCGTGGAATTGGATTTTCTACATCAATGTTCCGATTGGATTGCTATCCATCTTCTTCATCGCTCGTGGATATCATGAGACTAGAGTGAAGCGGAAGCAAAATATCGATTGGGGCGGCGTCGTCTTCTTAATGGTGTTCATCCTCTGCTTGATGTTTGGTCTAGAGCTTGGAGGTAGAGAGGGTTGGGCATGGGGCTCTTTGCAAACGAACATGCTATTTATCGTTTCAGGGATTTTCTTTGTTTTATTTATTCTTATGGAGAGTAAAGCGAAAGATCCGATTGTAAAACTTGATTTATTTCGAAATCGGGTATTTACGAGCAGTATGATGATCAGTATGTTTTACGGAGCGGTGATGATCGGGTGTGCAACCTATATTCCGATTTTTGTTCAAGGCGTATTTCTGAAGACGGCAACGCAGACGAGTACGGTTCTTACGCCTATGATGCTCGCGGTTGTCGTTAGCAGCCAGATCGGTGGGCGTGTCGTAACGAAATTCAAATATCGGGATACGATGATTGTGTCCGCATTAACGTTAATTGTGGGCACTCTGTTGCTCGGATATGCGATGGGCACAGGGACGAGTGAGTGGCTCGTAACGTTATACATGATCATTATTGGACTTGGGATCGGCGTATCCTTTTCTCTATTGAACATTTCGACCTTGAATGCAGTACCTCCTCAGTATAAAGGAAGCGCCTCTTCGTTGATCACATTTTTTCGTACGATAGGTTCGGCGCTCGGTGTAACCGTCCTTGGTACGTTGCAGAAGTATGATTTCCAAGAAGGGATTCGTGCGATTCCAGATCTATCTCCGCAGCTTGCGGATAAGATCAAAGGCGGTCAAGCGTTACTCGATCCTGAGATGCAGGAAAAGATGGGATTGCCGGCGAGTCTCGTCACTGAACTGTTAAATAACCTTGCAAATTCGATTCTATTTATTTTTCAATGGTCTGTAATACTCCCGATAGCTGCGCTCATCTTTGCAATTTTGATGGGACGCTCACGAATGCAAATTGCAGGCAAACAAGGACAAGGGAAACCCGAGCCAGATCAAATGAAGTCAGAAGAGGTTCCTTTAGGCAAACCAGAACCTTCTTATCACGGAGGTTAA
- a CDS encoding helix-turn-helix domain-containing protein — translation MDYSRMCPKYESAAELLGKKWTGLIVRVLLGGPKRFKEIKEQIPDMSDKMLTDRMKELESHGVLTRTVYPEMPVRIEYELTEKGRNLEEVITSIQSWGENWL, via the coding sequence ATGGATTATTCGAGGATGTGCCCCAAATACGAATCGGCCGCTGAATTGCTAGGCAAGAAATGGACAGGATTAATCGTTCGTGTATTGCTTGGTGGACCTAAGCGATTTAAAGAAATTAAAGAGCAAATTCCTGATATGAGCGATAAGATGCTCACCGATCGGATGAAGGAGCTTGAATCGCACGGTGTTCTTACTCGGACGGTTTACCCTGAAATGCCTGTACGTATAGAGTATGAGCTTACCGAGAAGGGCCGTAATTTGGAGGAAGTTATTACTTCTATTCAATCCTGGGGCGAAAATTGGTTGTAA
- a CDS encoding NADH:flavin oxidoreductase/NADH oxidase, which translates to MNLFSPFASNSLELKNRVVMPPMCQYSAVMKDGIATDWHYTHYVSRAIGGTGLVIMEMTNVEPDGRITDRCLGIWSDDHIAPLAKIVEGCHAHGAKVAIQIAHAGRKAEDAVEPVSSSPIAFSSSYRTPRELSTEEVEAIVEKFRLGVRRAVQAGFDAIELHGAHGYLIHQFLSPLTNKRTDRYGQDLTLFAKEVVQAVKGEMPAGMPLIMRISAIEYADGGYGLEESVAFSQELKEAGVDIFHISSGGEGAIGSAVRPGAHGGYQVPFAREIKRKVGVPVIAVGRLEDPVLANAIIGNEDADLVAIGRGMLRNPYWTLEAAVQLKDKAQIPTQYVRGFPSM; encoded by the coding sequence ATGAATTTATTTTCTCCGTTTGCGTCGAATAGCTTGGAGCTAAAGAATCGTGTTGTAATGCCCCCGATGTGTCAATATTCTGCGGTTATGAAAGATGGCATTGCGACAGATTGGCACTATACGCATTATGTGAGTCGAGCAATAGGCGGTACGGGTTTAGTTATTATGGAAATGACGAATGTCGAGCCAGATGGACGTATTACTGACCGTTGCCTCGGTATCTGGTCTGATGATCATATTGCGCCACTAGCGAAAATCGTTGAAGGTTGCCATGCTCATGGTGCTAAGGTGGCCATTCAAATTGCTCATGCCGGTCGCAAAGCTGAAGATGCAGTCGAACCCGTTTCTTCTTCACCAATTGCATTCAGTTCGTCGTATCGCACTCCGAGAGAATTATCAACTGAAGAAGTTGAAGCGATCGTCGAGAAGTTCCGTCTAGGTGTCAGAAGAGCAGTGCAGGCAGGGTTTGACGCGATTGAGCTACACGGTGCGCACGGTTACTTGATCCATCAGTTTCTGTCTCCGCTAACGAACAAACGAACGGATCGATATGGTCAAGATCTGACGCTATTTGCGAAAGAGGTTGTACAAGCAGTAAAAGGAGAAATGCCTGCAGGTATGCCACTCATCATGCGAATTTCAGCAATTGAATATGCAGATGGCGGATATGGCCTTGAAGAGAGTGTGGCATTCAGCCAAGAGTTGAAGGAAGCGGGAGTTGATATTTTCCATATTAGCTCGGGTGGTGAAGGCGCAATTGGCTCAGCAGTAAGACCCGGTGCGCATGGAGGGTACCAGGTTCCTTTTGCGAGAGAAATCAAGCGGAAGGTTGGCGTTCCCGTAATTGCAGTGGGCCGATTGGAAGATCCGGTTTTGGCTAATGCGATCATCGGAAACGAGGATGCAGATCTCGTCGCGATTGGACGAGGAATGCTGAGAAACCCTTACTGGACGCTGGAAGCTGCTGTTCAACTTAAGGACAAGGCACAAATTCCAACTCAATATGTGCGCGGCTTTCCGAGTATGTAA
- a CDS encoding transcriptional regulator → MPMFEQKYEEWLQKQIDEEKNPRRRERLERGLSYGTVEFLRRIWYPKVGHFDDLNAEWEVIDFHSGYRYLDLSYMPGGAKGAIEIQDYTTHARDLDLRRFKDLCKRHCLLALDEWIFLPIALPAIKDEPQLCQQLVLSFIGKFITTIDIREQLGYLEVETLRHARRLLRPFTPMELAEHLRVTSRHARRISTQLVDLRLLVVASGQRRARAYQLRV, encoded by the coding sequence TTGCCGATGTTTGAGCAAAAATATGAAGAGTGGCTTCAAAAACAAATTGACGAGGAGAAAAATCCGCGTAGGCGGGAAAGACTTGAACGTGGGTTGAGTTACGGTACAGTAGAGTTTCTACGACGGATTTGGTATCCGAAAGTCGGGCATTTTGACGATTTGAACGCCGAGTGGGAAGTGATTGATTTCCATAGCGGTTATCGTTATCTAGATCTTTCATACATGCCCGGTGGCGCAAAGGGAGCTATCGAGATCCAAGATTACACGACACATGCGAGAGATCTTGATCTGCGTCGATTCAAGGATTTGTGTAAAAGACATTGCTTGCTCGCACTCGATGAATGGATCTTCCTTCCGATTGCACTGCCCGCCATCAAAGATGAACCACAGTTGTGTCAGCAGCTTGTATTATCATTTATCGGAAAATTCATAACAACGATAGATATTCGTGAACAGTTAGGATATCTAGAAGTTGAAACCCTACGACACGCACGCAGATTGCTTCGACCATTCACACCAATGGAGCTCGCCGAGCACTTAAGAGTAACATCAAGACATGCACGCCGAATCTCGACCCAATTAGTCGACTTGCGGTTGTTAGTTGTTGCAAGCGGGCAACGCCGAGCTCGAGCTTACCAACTTCGTGTGTAA